One genomic segment of Coffea arabica cultivar ET-39 chromosome 6e, Coffea Arabica ET-39 HiFi, whole genome shotgun sequence includes these proteins:
- the LOC113697396 gene encoding CBL-interacting serine/threonine-protein kinase 6-like, translating into MTMGSEEKCGVLRGKYELGRLLGHGTFAKVYMSRNLQTGKSVAMKVVGKEKVIKVGMMEQIKREISVMKMVKHPNIVDLHEVLASKSKIYFAMELIRGGELFAKIAKGRLREEVARNYFQQLMSAIDFCHSRGVYHRDLKPENLLLDEDGNLKVTDFGLSAFTDHLRQDGLLHTTCGTPAYVAPEVIGKKGYDGARADIWSCGVILFVLLAGYLPFQDDNLVSMYRKIYRGDFKCPPWLSPEARKLITKMLDPNPSTRVSISKIMDSSWFKKSVPKTLRSKEEQEFAVVEDEGVVARGKEIETLNAFHIISLSEGFDLSPLFEEKKREEKEELRFATTKPASSVISKLEEVAKTKNFSFKRSDSCVRLQGLENGRKGKLGIAADIFAVAPSFVVVEVKKSSGDTLEYNQFCNKELRPALKDIVWTTPAGNSMPAA; encoded by the coding sequence ATGACAATGGGGTCCGAGGAGAAATGCGGAGTACTTCGCGGAAAGTACGAGCTGGGGCGGCTTTTGGGCCACGGGACTTTTGCTAAGGTGTATATGTCGCGGAACCTGCAAACGGGCAAGAGCGTGGCCATGAAAGTTGTCGGGAAAGAGAAGGTGATAAAGGTAGGGATGATGGAGCAAATCAAACGAGAAATCTCCGTCATGAAGATGGTGAAGCATCCCAACATCGTGGAtttgcatgaggtattggctagTAAAAGCAAGATTTACTTTGCCATGGAGCTTATTCGCGGCGGAGAATTGTTCGCTAAAATCGCCAAAGGCCGGCTCCGGGAAGAAGTCGCTAGGAATTATTTCCAGCAGTTGATGTCGGCCATTGATTTCTGCCACAGCCGCGGGGTGTATCATAGAGACTTGAAGCCTGAGAATCTCCTCCTAGATGAGGATGGGAATTTGAAGGTGACAGATTTTGGGCTCAGCGCCTTCACCGATCATCTCCGGCAAGATGGACTATTGCATACCACATGCGGAACGCCGGCCTACGTCGCACCGGAGGTGATTGGCAAGAAGGGTTATGATGGGGCTAGAGCGGATATCTGGTCATGTGGGGTAATTCTCTTCGTGCTGTTGGCCGGATATTTGCCTTTCCAGGATGATAATCTTGTTTCCATGTATAGGAAAATTTACCGCGGAGATTTCAAGTGCCCGCCTTGGTTGTCACCGGAAGCTCGGAAATTGATAACCAAGATGTTGGATCCCAACCCAAGTACGAGGGTTTCCATTTCCAAGATTATGGATTCTTCTTGGTTTAAGAAATCGGTGCCTAAAACTTTGAGAAGTAAGGAGGAGCAAGAATTCGCGGTGGTGGAGGATGAAGGTGTTGTAGCAAGGGGGAAGGAGATTGAGACTTTGAATGCTTTCCACATCATCTCTTTATCGGAAGGATTTGACTTGTCGCCCCTTTTtgaggagaagaaaagggagGAGAAAGAAGAGTTGAGATTTGCAACGACAAAGCCAGCTAGCAGTGTCATCTCTAAGCTTGAGGAGGTAGCGAAAACAAAGAATTTCAGCTTCAAGAGGAGCGATTCCTGTGTTAGATTGCAGGGGTTGGAAAACGGAAGAAAAGGCAAGCTAGGAATTGCTGCTGATATCTTCGCCGTGGCACCTTCATTTGTGGTGGTTGAGGTGAAGAAGTCTAGTGGTGATACTTTGGAGTACAACCAATTCTGCAACAAAGAGCTCAGACCAGCACTCAAGGACATTGTTTGGACCACTCCAGCTGGGAATTCAATGCCTGCTGCTTGA